Sequence from the Streptomyces sp. R33 genome:
GGAACTCCGGTCGGCCGCGGCCGGATTCGGGCGCCATGCCGTTCACGGAGTCCAGACGCACGAGGGCGTTGAACTTCTCGCGGCGCTCGCCGTCCTTGGGCTGGCGCACGGCACCGGTGGTGTGGTCGCCCTTGCGCAGACCCGCCTTGCGGACCTGGGCGAGGGAGACGTACACGTCGTTGGGGCCGGGCAGGTAGCCCGAGGTCCGGATGAACGCGTAGTTGTCGAGGATGTCCAGGATGCCCGCGACGGGGATCAGGACGTCGTCGTCGGCGACCTGCGGCTCGTTCGGCGCGAACTCGTCGCGGCCACGACGGCCCCGGCGGTCGCGGTAGCGGCCGCGACGGCCACGGCGACCGCCTTCATCGTCGAAGTCGTCCTGCGGGCCGTTGTCCTGGGGGCCCTGACGGTCCTGACGGCCCTGCTGCTGACGGTCCTGACGGCCGCCCTGCTGCTGGCGGTCCTGACGGTCCGCACGGCCGCCGCCCTGGCCGCCCTGACCCTGGCCCTGGCCCTGGCCCTGGGCACCCTGGCCCGGCTCGTCGGTCTTGGCACCGCGGTCACGGCGGTCGCGCCGGCCGTCGCCGCGCTCGGCACGGTCCCCGCGGTCGCGGCGGTCGCGCCGGCCGCGGCCCTCGCCCTCCTGGGCGGGCGCGGAGACGGCGGTCGCGGCCTCGGCCTTGACCTCGGCGGGCGCGGTGGCGGTGGTGGTGGCGGTCTCGGTCTTCGCCTCGACCTGCACGGCGGCGGGGGCCGCGGTCTCCGGGCTGCCGGAGGGGGCCGTGGCCCGACGGCGGCGGCGCTCGCCGACCGGCGCGTCGTCGCTGGCCGGCTGGCCCGGGATCTCGATCTGCGCCTGCGCGGCAGGCTTCTCGGCGGGCGCCTCGGCGGCGGCCTCACCCGTACGGGCCTTGCTGGTGGCGCGGCGCTTCGGCTTGGCCTCGGCGGCGTCGGCGGCGGGAGCCGCGGCCTTGGGGGCACCACTGCCCGCCTGCGCCTCCTTGATGACCTCGATCAGCTGGCTCTTGCGCATCCGCGCGGTGCCCCTGATGCCGAGGCCCGACGCGACCTGCTGCAGCTCGGCCAGGACCATGCCCTCGAGGCCGGTGCCGGAGCGGCGCCGCCGTCCGGCAGTGGTCGCCGCGGCGCCCGCGGCGGGGGCACTGGTGTCGACATTGGTGTCGGCAGCGCCCATCAGATCGGTGGTGTCGCTCACGAAGGGTCCTTCCCTGGAGCGGACGTCGGCCTGTCTGGCTCGGCGACCGGTTGTGCTGTCCGACAACGGTCCTAGGTGTAGACCGTGCCGGGGCGGTGGTCCGCCGATAGAGATACGGCGGAGAGAACGTGCATGGGTGGTTCCGGCGAGAAGCCCCCGAGCTGGAAGCGTGGGAATGTCACGCCGATTCCGGAGCGTGCTCGAAACTGCTGGAAGCGATCAAAGCAGTCGGGGAGGCTCCCGGAAGAAAGGTGGTCCCGAATGGGGACACTGAGCACCGAGCCATGGCGGCTTCGGCTGCACACTTGA
This genomic interval carries:
- the rho gene encoding transcription termination factor Rho — its product is MSDTTDLMGAADTNVDTSAPAAGAAATTAGRRRRSGTGLEGMVLAELQQVASGLGIRGTARMRKSQLIEVIKEAQAGSGAPKAAAPAADAAEAKPKRRATSKARTGEAAAEAPAEKPAAQAQIEIPGQPASDDAPVGERRRRRATAPSGSPETAAPAAVQVEAKTETATTTATAPAEVKAEAATAVSAPAQEGEGRGRRDRRDRGDRAERGDGRRDRRDRGAKTDEPGQGAQGQGQGQGQGGQGGGRADRQDRQQQGGRQDRQQQGRQDRQGPQDNGPQDDFDDEGGRRGRRGRYRDRRGRRGRDEFAPNEPQVADDDVLIPVAGILDILDNYAFIRTSGYLPGPNDVYVSLAQVRKAGLRKGDHTTGAVRQPKDGERREKFNALVRLDSVNGMAPESGRGRPEFQKLTPLYPQDRLRLETDPGVLTTRIIDLVSPIGKGQRGLIVAPPKTGKTMIMQAIANAITTNNPECHLMVVLVDERPEEVTDMQRSVKGEVISSTFDRPAEDHTTVAELAIERAKRLVELGHDVVVLLDSITRLGRAYNLAAPASGRILSGGVDSTALYPPKRFFGAARNIEDGGSLTILATALVDTGSRMDEVIFEEFKGTGNMELKLDRKLADKRIFPAVDVDPSGTRKEEILLNSEELAIVWKLRRVLHALDSQQAIELLLDKMKQTKSNAEFLMQIAKTTPSGKNDD